One window of the Microplitis demolitor isolate Queensland-Clemson2020A chromosome 10, iyMicDemo2.1a, whole genome shotgun sequence genome contains the following:
- the LOC103580329 gene encoding mediator of RNA polymerase II transcription subunit 31, which yields MNRLDDPSSFIKGRKPSFIGMNGGPETDEQQRVRFQVELEFVQCLANPNYLNFLAQRGYFKDSSFVNYLKYLLYWKEPEYAKYLKYPMCLYFLDLLQYEHFRREVVNSQCTKFIDDQQILLWQHYTRRRTRLLQTAAEQTQQHNVTQNNGIVQPKVP from the exons atgaacCGTTTGGATGACCCATCTAGTTTTATAAAAGGTCGAAAACCATCTTTTATTGGAATGAACG GTGGACCAGAAACAGATGAACAGCAACGTGTACGATTTCAAGTTGAATTAGAATTTGTACAATGTTTAGCTAAtccgaattatttaaatt TTTTAGCACAACGAGGATACTTCAAAGATTCATCATTTGTTAACtaccttaaatatttattatactggAAGGAGCCTGAGTACGcgaaatacttaaaatatccTATGTGTTTGTATTTCCTCGACCTACTCCAGTACGAACACTTCAGACGAGAAGTCGTAAACTCACAGTGCACTAAATTCATTGATGACCAACAGATATTACTGTGGCAACATTACACCCGACGTCGTACAAGATTATTGCAAACAGCTGCCGAACAAACGCAACAGCACAATGTTACACAGAATAATGGAATAGTACAACCTAAAGTTccctaa
- the LOC103580328 gene encoding organic cation transporter protein, with protein MSIEDINVGCFQIILLFLLGINYIIVAMSHTLTIYHNYTPKFYCETSDGLNKTYGCINNTYVNNTLGEINKANSFKICTTNEYNFLTENGEKSIVTDWGLICERSYLKEYSIVAYCVGVSIGAWIAGILVDRIGRLPVLAICLYSQGTMAVATYIVQSYPVFLALRGLQGVFAQGLQTSTYILALELFPTKLRTLVSSVMGVAWALGLLLLTGLSYVIPDWRILQLAVSVPTAVTVLYIWVIPDSSRWLLARNKTTEADITLEKIIKYNNCCLGSKARRELVDSENVTPVKSDRKSRIFSDSNEKSNTDEAVNLLTPTTSTNRNSRISLRVISQNLEKRLSNPTETFIQVTENIPNIDSSEIFEPAANENSTEIRIIENKLDLDEQTVVIEQKESTEIIESLPEEKPVKKTFCSFKNGCLIKYISIITCQWLSVSTMNSLMSYLLPSVVQHRHINSTINALVELFIYIGLYFVLSKHGRRLPIIILQIFNFIICLLIAILVFLPFTTLFLNDLIRTILLLFGRVTALSTLATIYLYTSELFPTVIRGTCLGLFIIISTIGGISGPYILILVNNLSGPLIFIGSFSLASAILCFLLPETIDHCLPDHLKDMNNLKCDKSYKINVTGSEDKIMEQEILREKLFSEDWVDAGNGIIVNFTENKN; from the exons ATGTCTATCGAAGATATAAATGTAGGatgttttcaaataattttattatttttacttggtattaattacattattgtTGCAATGAGTCATACATTAactatttatcataattacacCCCGAAATTTTACTGcgag ACATCAGAtggattaaataaaacttacggatgtattaataatacataTGTGAATAATACATTaggagaaataaataaagcaaattcatttaaaatatgtacGACAAatgaatacaattttttaacagaaaatgGTGAAAAAAGTATCGTTACTGATTGGGGATTAATATGTGAGCgaagttatttaaaagaatataGTATTGTTGCATACTGTGTTGGTGTATCGATTGGCGCATGGATCGCGGGTATTCTTGTCGATCGCATTGGACGACTTCCGGTTTTAGCGATTTGTTTATACAGTCAGGGTACGATGGCTGTTGCTACTTATATAGTtcag AGTTACCCGGTGTTTCTAGCTCTCCGAGGACTCCAGGGAGTTTTTGCACAAGGATTGCAAACTTCGACGTACATTTTGGCCCTCGAATTATTTCCAACAAAGCTTAGGACATTGGTCTCTTCGGTAATGGGTGTTGCGTGGGCATTaggattattattacttactgGACTTAGTTACGTTATTCCAGACTGGAGAATTCTACAATTAGCTGTTTCCGTACCTACTGCTGTCACTGTACTTTatatttg gGTAATTCCAGACTCTTCGAGATGGTTACTAGCTCGTAATAAAACAACAGAAGCAGATATaacacttgaaaaaataataaaatataataactgtTGTCTTGGGAGTAAAGCAAGACGAGAACTAGTTGATAGTGAAAATGTGACTCCTGTTAAATCTGACCGGAAGTCTCGAATTTTTAGTGATAGCAATGAAAAAAGTAACACAGATGAAGCAGTTAATTTGCTTACACCCACAACTTCAACAAACCGTAACTCTcgaa TAAGCTTACGAGTGATATCGCAGAATTTAGAGAAAAGATTATCGAACCCAACAGAAACATTTATCCAAGTTACTGAGAATATTCCCAATATAGATAGTAGTGAAATCTTCGAACCAGCCGCCAATGAGAATTCAACAGAAATAAGAATTatcgaaaataaattagatctCGATGAGCAAACGGTCGTAATCGAACAGAAAGAGTCTACTGAAATAATCGAATCGCTTCCCGAAGAGAAACcagttaaaaaaacattttgctcatttaaaaatggatgtctaattaaatatattagtaTAATAACTTGTCaatg gctCTCAGTATCGACGATGAATTCTTTGATGTCTTATCTACTGCCGAGTGTCGTTCAGCATCGACACATCAATTCAACTATAAATGCTttagttgaattatttatttacattggACTTTACTTTGTATTATCAAAACATGGAAGACGGCTaccgattattattttacaaatatttaattttattatatgtcTTCTAATTGctattttggtatttttacCTTTCACGACATTATTTTTGAatg atttaattcgaacaattttattattatttggaagAGTAACAGCTTTAAGTACACTcgcaacaatttatttatacacaaGTGAATTATTTCCTACTGTGATACGCGGCACTTGTCTTggattattcataataatatcAACAATCGGTGGTATAAGCGGACCCTACATTTTAATACTa GTAAATAATTTGAGCGGTCCGTTAATTTTCATCGGAAGTTTTAGTCTCGCATCTGCAATACTTTGTTTCCTGTTACCCGAAACAATAGATCATTGTTTGCCGGACCATCTCAAAGATATGAATAATCTCAAGTGTGATAAAAGCTACAAAATAAATGTAACCGGAAGTGAAGATAAGATAATGGAGCAAGAGATATTGAGGGAGAAACTTTTTTCAGAAGACTGGGTCGACGCAGGTAATggaataattgttaattttacagagaataaaaattaa
- the LOC103580326 gene encoding heat shock protein 75 kDa, mitochondrial — protein MAVFNRLRHAAQLTKLLQNYNNLKYIKPQLYSNPRVLNRSVRLLSSQAAENAAQEDYHNIVQDVEKPTGEGAKHEFQSETRMLLEIVAKSLYSDKEVFIRELISNASDALEKLRYLRLSKNLSPEEGGDRELEIHIATNKQNRTLIIQDTGIGMTRDELISNLGTIARSGSKAFLNELKDKQLDSAKIIGQFGVGFYSAFMVADKVEVFTKSYSQDAEGLHWSSEGTGSYEISPAEGVQPGTKIIIHLKQDCREFSDESTLNGIIKKYSNFVGSPIFVNGKRVNVIQPLWMLDPKDVTAQQHAEFYRFISNSFDAPRFILHYTADVPLSIRALLYFPDDKPGLFEMSRDTSVGVALYSRKILIKSKADNLLPKWLRFVKGVVDSEDIPLNLSRELLQNSALIAKLRNVLTGRILKFLYDKSTKEPKEYNEFYYDYGLFLKEGIVSSNEQSEKESIAKLLRFETSAKPAGEVISLPDYCKNLNPDQKDIYYLAAPNRELAEQSPYYESFKKRNYEVIFCYEPYDELVLMQLGQYNSKFLTSVEKDMRQSTEETEKIDSINKEEIDKLLGYIKSVLSKKAFEVKTTNRLENHPCVVTVQDMASARHFIRTQSQKLSDDMRYSLLRPRFEINVNHPIIKKLNHLSTSDPKLAELLTQQLFTGAMVGAGLVEDPRILLTSINELLTLALEKH, from the exons ATGGCGGTATTCAATCGTCTGAGACATGCAGcccaattaacaaaattattgcaaaattacaataatctCAAGTATATTAAACCGCAATTATATTCAAACCCCCGAG ttcttAATAGAAGTGTGCGATTGCTATCCTCACAGGCAGCCGAAAATGCAGCTCAAGAAGATTATCATAACATCGTACAAGATGTCGAAAAACCAACAg gTGAAGGCGCGAAACATGAATTTCAATCCGAAACTCGCATGTTACTTGAAATTGTGGCCAAATCTTTATACTCTGACAAAGAA GTATTCATACGTGAGCTGATTTCAAATGCAAGTGACGCACTGGAAAAATTGCGTTATTTACGATTAAGTAAAAACTTGTCTCCCGAAGAGGGCGGAGACCGTGAATTAGAAATTCATATTGCGACTAATAAACAAAATCGCACTTTAATAATACAAGACACGGGTATTGGGATGACTAGAGATGAATTGATATCTAATTTGGGTACAATTGCGCGCTCTGGTTCTAAG gCGTTTCTAAATGAGCTAAAAGACAAACAGTTAGACTCAGCTAAAATAATTGGACAATTCGGTGTAGGATTTTACAGTGCGTTCATGGTTGCTGATAAAGTCGAAGTATTCACGAAATCCTATAGCCAAGATGCTGAAGGACTTCATTGGTCTTCTGAAGG AACGGGATCTTACGAAATCTCACCAGCAGAAGGCGTGCAGCCtggaacaaaaataataattcacttGAAACAAGACTGCCGTGAATTCAGTGACGAGTCTACTTTGAACggcataataaaaaagtacagCAATTTCGTTGGAAGTCCGATTTTCGTTAACGGAAAGCGAGTGAACGTGATCCAGCCTCTCTGGATGCTGGACCCAAAAGACGTGACAGCACAGCAACACGCCGAGTTTTATCGTTTTATTTCGAACTCCTTTGACGCTCCGCGATTTATTCTTCACTACACAGCGGACGTGCCTTTGAGTATTCGCGCGCTTCTGTATTTTCCTGACGACAAGCCCGGACTTTTCGAAATGAGCCGCGACACTTCTGTCGGTGTTGCTCTTTAcagtagaaaaatattgataaaaagcAAAGCAGACAATTTGTTGCCCAAGTGGCTGCGTTTTGTTAAGGGAGTTGTTGATTCCGAAGACATTCCACTTAATTTGAGTCGTGAGCTACTGCAAAACAGTGCTCTCATTGCCAAGTTACGAAACGTCTTGACCGGACGTATTCTTAAATTCCTCTATGATAAATCAACCAAAGAACCCAAAGAATACAACGAGTTTTATTATGACTACGGTTTGTTTCTAAAGGAAGGAATCGTTTCCTCAAATGAGCAGTCGGAGAAGGAATCGATCGCCAAACTGTTGCGTTTTGAGACTTCGGCCAAACCTGCAGGGGAAGTTATCAGTTTGCCTGATTACTGCAAGAATTTAAATCCTGACCAAAAAGACATCTATTATCTCGCGGCACCGAACCGCGAATTAGCTGAGCAGTCGCCTTATTACGAGTCgttcaaaaaaagaaactacGAAGTGATTTTCTGCTATGAGCCGTACGATGAACTGGTTCTAATGCAACTAGGGCAGTACAACTCAAAGTTCTTGACCTCTGTAGAAAAGGACATGCGTCAGAGTACGGAAGAGACCGAAAAAATTGATAGCATAAACAAAGAAGAAATTGATAAGCTATTGGGTTACATAAAAAGCGTGTTGTCCAAAAAAGCTTTTGAGGTTAAGACGACAAATCGGCTGGAAAATCATCCCTGCGTTGTCACTGTCCAGGATATGGCGAGCGCAAGACATTTTATACGCACGCAGAGCCAGAAATTGAGTGATGACATGAGATACAGTTTACTTAGACCGAGATTTGAGATAAACGTCAACCATCCCATCATTAAAAAACTCAATCATTTGAGCACCAGTGATCCCAAACTGGCGGAACTTCTTACGCAGCAG CTTTTTACAGGTGCGATGGTTGGCGCAGGATTGGTAGAAGACCCCAGAATATTGTTGACGTCTATCAATGAGCTACTGACCCTAGCATTAGAAAAacattag